The segment CAAAAAGCACAGCAGATCTCCTGCTATAGAGCTGGAAATGAGAATGGGGAAATAGTAAGTAGGGGAGCAAAGAGAGAGGTGTGGATATGCCTTTAGCCTTCTGATACCATAGAAAGAGTAGCACTTGTGGTAGGTGTTAGGAAGGTGCAGTCCTGGCTTGAAGGCTGTGACAGAgcacagagtggggggagggaggttagaagagaaagatctgtgggatccacaggataTGGGAAGAATATAAGCTATTTACAgcatgattcctaacagtagcaacattacagttatgaagtaaccaCAAAGTAATTTAATGATTCATTGGCCACAACATggagaactgtattaaggggcaCAACATTAGGAAGTTAtagaaccactggcctaggaAGCATGAATCAATAATGAGTCAATCCCTACTAATATCAAAACACATAAAAGATTTTTGCATGCCTTGACCCACAAACACTTCTCTCCCAGAAAGAGTaggatccccctcccccaactttggCCTACTCTTCTCAGTTGTCATAAGAGCATGATGGAGTTCTCATTTGCCAACATTAAACTCCAAGAAAGAAACCAGGTGTTTCTAATACTGGAAGGACAGTGAGGGGGCTGCACAAACATCCACAGCTGAGCTTGGCTGATTGGACTACACTTGACTACTCTGAACATAAACATCTCTGGAAAGCACAGACTGATTTCAAAACTCTtaatcatattatattttatttggataTGGCTTTATCTACAGAGTGGTTTGTGGCCATAGGGAccagaagagggtctcagatcCTCTGAATCACCACTTACAGGTGGTTGAAAACTCCCCTGTGTGTGCTTGTTACTTAGAGTTCTTTGAGGGAGCAGTAATTGTTTTGCAGCTGAATTCCCACAAActgagtctttaaaaagaaagtcttcattgtctttccttctctgatgAGTAAACACTCATGTTtgatttctcctttcctttggcCCCAGTCATCTCTTCTGCTCAACCAGTGCAGACATGTTTTTTTCAGAGAACTTAGTTGGGCTTTGCTTAGGGTCAGCCTTGAATTAAATCCCAGTTTTCAAGAcatcagacaaaaaccaaacaagaatatCAACAGGGTTGATGTTCAGTAGAATATCCTAGACAGCAGTGCTGACCTTGTCACACTGGCCAGCCTAACATATTACAGCTGTTTCAAATCCGGAGCCACCATGCTGCCTTTTCCCAGATTCACTGTAAATGCTCTTGGAATACCATTCTCTAACAAGAAGTCAATGGTAACCTCACTGGTTATTGCTCTTGGAAGAGAGATGTAGGTCATAGCTGGCTCGTTCCTGAGAGGACTTTAGGCTTCAAGAAAGGACACTGTGTAGAAGCCAGAAAGTGGAATGCCTCAGCCACCAAGTGGGGATGTGACTCTACCATTGACTTCCACCCTGaggtctcagagacctcagaagcatGGACTGAAATGAAATCCAGGGCCTGAGCCTTCAGTTGCTCTGTGCTGTGGAGGTCAGCCAGCATGAGAGTGTTTGCAGCATTCTCCACAGACAGATTCCTGTAGAGGGCATCCTCACACAGGACCTTCAAGCCCTCCAGGCCATacttgtcagcagctgccagcacaccagtggccatGGAGTGGCTTTGTAGTTGTGACACCTTCCCAGTGTAAATGAAGCCCATCATCTCCATGAAGACTTGGGGATCCAGGTCTTGGATCTCAACACGGTTTGTTAGGCTTTCCTTCATTTCATGTTgaaacatggctctgaaaactggagagcgagctgctaggatggccttgtgagccctgaattcatggccagccACCAACAGGCAGCAGTCTGTGAATTGGGATTTCTCCCACAGCTCCCCTAGGTCATCTGTCAACCTGTTCCTCGAATCCTTGTTTGCAAGTGTCATGTTCTGTCTTGGCATACTAACAAAAGCTCCTACTATGCTCACCTTgcagcagagggtgagctggTCTTGAGGGAGAAGCCAATCCAGATTGGAGAGAATGAGATCTCGAAGGACGAACTTTTTGAATCCCCTGTGTTGGTATTGCAGAAAGCTTACAACCTTGGGGCTCTTTGTACATTGATATTTCTTTCCTTGAGAATTTCTGATCCAGAACTCAAACTTTGCCCAAACTGGTCTCTCTGAACAGCTGACCAACACCAAGTAAACTGACAGGTAATCTTTGCTTTTATCATCAACCCCGTTTGGATATACGCTCAAACAGAATGCCACTTTGTCACTGGCCTCTACTGAGAACACTGGGCTAGTGATGTTTCTCAGAATTCCCcccatgcaaaatgaaaagttgtTAATGGTCCATTTGTAACGGAATTTCTGAACATTGGTCTCTGTGGAGCCCCACCTCTTGGCTTCCGAGTCCCCTGACATTTCTGCTGGAGGTAGTTTGGGTTTTAAAGTTGATCTGAAAAGAAGAACTATATGTTATTTACCCTTCATCCTTTTGGTTACAATTATAGATacactttaaatttattttcaatttgtcgtaaattctcattctctctctccatctatctcTCTGTTTCGCTCTCTGTATCTgacattctttgtgtctctctctgtctccttatccctttgtcttttcctctctctgtctgtcttactgtctctgacattctctgtttctatctctcattTTATGTCTGTAACATtcactctttctatctctctgtgttctgcttcctctctgtcttctctctctctctctctctctctctctctctctctctctctc is part of the Arvicanthis niloticus isolate mArvNil1 unplaced genomic scaffold, mArvNil1.pat.X pat_scaffold_70_arrow_ctg1, whole genome shotgun sequence genome and harbors:
- the LOC117702337 gene encoding TD and POZ domain-containing protein 1-like, which produces MSGDSEAKRWGSTETNVQKFRYKWTINNFSFCMGGILRNITSPVFSVEASDKVAFCLSVYPNGVDDKSKDYLSVYLVLVSCSERPVWAKFEFWIRNSQGKKYQCTKSPKVVSFLQYQHRGFKKFVLRDLILSNLDWLLPQDQLTLCCKVSIVGAFVSMPRQNMTLANKDSRNRLTDDLGELWEKSQFTDCCLLVAGHEFRAHKAILAARSPVFRAMFQHEMKESLTNRVEIQDLDPQVFMEMMGFIYTGKVSQLQSHSMATGVLAAADKYGLEGLKVLCEDALYRNLSVENAANTLMLADLHSTEQLKAQALDFISVHASEVSETSGWKSMVESHPHLVAEAFHFLASTQCPFLKPKVLSGTSQL